CCGATTCCAGATTGACACTATTGTCATTGAAGTGAGTTTAGAGAAGCCATTGTTTgttttagtttaaatttttcaggatgAGGAGGAGCGTGGAGAGCGAAAACATGCCAAAGATGCCTTGCTGTTGTGGTGTCAGAGAAAAACAGCTGGATATCCAAATGTTCGCATCGAAAACTTCACTACAAGTTGGCGCAATGGATTGGCTTTCAATGCACTTATCCATTCGCACCGTCCGGATCTTGTCGATTTCAATCGTCTCAATCCAAACGAGCATGTGGATAATCTGAATCATGCGTTTGATGTGGCTGAAAAGAAGCTTGAGATTGCACGTCTTCTTGATGCTGAAGATGTTGACGTTACCAGGCCTGACGAGAAGTCAATCATTACATATGTTTCCTTGTACTATCATCATTTTGCAAAGCAAAAGACTGAGATGACAGGAGCTCGACGTATTGCTAATGTAAGTGTTTATaagttcatgaaaaaaattaacaaattgttttcagattgTCGGAAAACTTATGGTTTCGGAAACCATGGAAGATGATTATGAACATATTGCTTCTGAGCTTCTCAATTGGATTCGTGTTACTATCAAGACATTGGAATCACGTCGTTTCCCAAACTCTCTTAATGGAATGCGCGAGGAACATGCCAAATTCAACCAATTCCGAACAAGTGAGAAACCACCAAAGTACAAGGAGAAGGGAGAACTCGAAGCTCTGTTCTTCACAATCCAGACTAAAAGAAAAGCGATGAGCAGAAAACAATATCAACCACCACAAGGACTGTTCATGCACGATATCGAGTCTGCTTGGGCACAATTGGATTATGCCGAAAATGAGAGACAAGTTGCTATCATTGCCGAGCTTCAAAGACAGGAAAAGTTGGAACAACTTGCTCAACGATTCCACAAGAAGGCCAAGTTGAGAGACAGTTGGCTCAGATCAGTTCAAGTGGTTCTTGAAGAGATGGAACACGGTCGCAGTGCATCACAGGTTGAAAAGACGTTGAAGAAGCAACAAGCAATTTCCACTGATATTTTGGCTCGTGAAGATCGCTTCAAGATGTTGACAGCAATGTGCAATGAGTTGTGTACTGAAAAGTACCACGAATCTGACAAGGTTCGAGGAATGGAACGAGAAATTATTGACCGATGGACTCAGTTGCTGACTTTATTGGAACAACGTAAGAGAGCTCTCATGAGTCTGAATGATCTGATGTCGTTGCTTCGTGATATCGACACCCTTTCAAATGAGCTTTATTCTTTGGAACCAGCTGTCAGGAACCGTGATGttggaaaacatttgattGGTGTTGAAGATCTTCTTGGAAAACATGATCTTCTTGATGCTCAAATCAATGCTCATGGAAGTCTTCTTTCCAAACTATCTCAATCTGCCAACAACTACATTCGGCACAAGGAAGAGCAATTTGATGTATTGCAAAGAAAACTGGATGAAGTCACTGCTCAGTACAATACTCTCGTTGAGTTGTGCCGTTCTCGTCGTCTCGGTTTGGAACGTGCTCGTTCACTCTTCCAGTTTGTACAAGATCACGAAGAAGAGATGGCTTGGCTTGCAGAAAAAGAGAAACTCTGCACAACTGCATTGAACTCAGGAGACATCTCAGCTGTTCCACAAACTACTCTTCTTTACAAAAACGTTGAGATGGAAATGCAAACTCATTGGGCTCGAAGCAAAGGAATGATTGCTGGTGGAGAGAGACTTGTTCAGAATGGACAGTCAAAAGAAGACATCCAACGCAGACTGACTCAAATGAACCACAGATGGGAACGCCTTAGGGTTGCTGTTGATGCTCTCGGAAACTGGTTGTCAGAAGCTCGTCATGCTCAACAATACTTCCAAGATGCCAATGAAGCCGAATCATGGATCCGTGAGAAAATGCCGCTTGTCAAGTCTGACGATTTGGGACGTGATGAAGGTGCTGCAGAGTCACTTCTTCAACGACATGCTCGACTCGAGGAAGAGATCCGTGCTTATAAGTGAGTTTTTGGTTTGATAAAAtctcaagaatttttttatttttgcaggaGTGACATCAGTCGACTCGAGGAGATGCAAAGTCAGCTAGCAAACAGTGCGTTCCACACTGCTACTACCAGTCAATCCGTACAAGAAACTGAAGAAGTCAATGTCCCACAAGTTGAGATGTCGTACAACTATGAAGGAAATGGAATGCGTGTTTCTAAGGGAGAAGTGTTGGCccttcttgaaaaatcaaccCCTGAATGGTGGAGAGCTTTGAAACGAGATGGAACAGAAGGTTACGTTCCCGCTAACTATTGTAAGATCGTTCCTGGAGAGACTGTAACTGTCACGCAGACCACTCAAAAAACGACAACTACTTTGGAAGGTAATGAGACAAAAAGCTCAGTCGTCGCCGATAGACAGCATAAAATCTCCAATGATTATCGTGAGCTGAAGAGGTTGGCTGATGTAAGAAGACGTCTTTTATCTGACAACATCAAACTTCTTCGATTCTACCGCGAGTGTGATGAATTTGAACGTTGGGCAAAAGAGATTGAAGTTTCATTGGCTGATGAACCATCTCCGGAACATGTTGCTGCATTCCGCCGCAAATTTGACAAGCTTGAGGCTGATATGAAAACCAATGGTGGAACTCAATTGAAACATATCAACGATATTGCCAACGATCTGATTTCCGAAGGTCATGGTCagtctagaaaaatcgaagttCGTCAACATAAGATCAATGCCATGTGGGACAATTTGGAGAGGCTCAGAAAACAACGAGGTGTCCGCTTGGAAGCTACTGAACGTGTTGCTGACTTTGATACCACGTGTGAAAGTGCTCGTGAATGGATGCTCAGCAAGTTTGAACAGCTTGATCGTAATCCAAATGATGTGAAGagtcttcaaaatttggagcGTGATTTGAAACCACTCGAAGATAAAATCGCTGCTCTGGAAAAATTAGCTGCTGCCGTGAAGAAAGATCATCCGGAAGAAGCGGCTGCCatcgaaagaaaaattgctgaattaAGAGCACTTCATGCTGACTTATTGAGACGTGCTCAGGAGAAAATGTTACTTGCGGAACAAACACAAGGCAAGGAAATGTTCGAATCTGCTCTTCGTGATATGATCGGATGGATCGAGAAAACTCGGAAAGTAATGATGGAGGATGTTCATCCAGTTGATGTTGCTGAAGCAGAAGAACTTCTCAAAAAGCATTATGAACTTGGAGAACAGATTAAGGATAAGAAGTATGAAGTGGAGTACTGTCAGGAACTTGGACGTCGTCTTCTAGAACGCAATCCACGAATGTCGAAAGTTGAGGAACAACTGCAGAACCTTGTATCAGAGATGGCTTCTTTGCGTGATTTGTATCGCCGCCGTGATACTATTTTGAAGCAACAGTTAGATCTACAACTCTTCAATCGCGAATCCGAACGTATTGATGCTGCAACTAAAGGACATGAAGCCTTCCTGGAATTTGACAATCTCGGTGATTCAGTGGAATCTGTGGAAAACTTGCTCAAACGACATCGAGATTTGGAGGCAAAACTTGATGCTCAAGAGGCTAGACTCGAAGCATTCTCCCGTACTGCCGATGATATGATCAAAGCTCAACACGCTGACTCTGCCTATATCGAGCAACGCCGAAGAGATGTTCTAGCTAGAAGAGAAGCTGTTCGTCGTGCTGCAGCGCAACGCAAGAAACAATTGGAAGCTTCTCTCGAATACCAAGAGATGCGTCGTGAAGCGGATGAAGTTGTTGGATGGATGTACGAGAAGGCGAAACTTGTGATGAGCGGAGATGATTCAGCATTGGCTCCGTCGGCTATTCCTCATCGACTCCTGAAACATGAAGCTTTCGAAGCTGAAATCATTGCTAATGAACCACGAATTCAGCAAATCAACAGTGAAGGAGATGGTTTGGTGTCTAAAAAACACTACGAGTCaccaaatgtcgaaaaaattgttcggCAAGTCAATGCTCAATGGGGTGATTTGAAGAAACAAGTTTGGAACAAGGGACTTCGCCTTCGTCAAGCCGCTGATCAAAAAGGACTTGATAGAATCCTTGAAGATGCACACGCTAAGCTAGATGAGATGCAAACTGCTCTGAACTCCAAAGATCAAGGGCTTGACTTGCGATCGGTTAAAGATTTACTCCAAAAGCACGCTGTACTCGAGCAGGAAATGGGACTTTACGGAAATAAGGTTTGTTGTTAAAATTAGCTTATAAAACTAttgtttctttaattttcagctttctgATATTGAGAATCGTGGAAAGAAGATGGCTGTAGATGGGCATTACGATGCTGATAGAATTCATTCAACAGTTGGTCAACTTCTTCAACGATATGCTGCAATGAAGGGTCCAGCACAGCGGAGAAAGGGAGATCTTGACGAATCTCGTCTTTGGCATCAACTAGTTTTTGATGTTGACTGCGAATTACAATGGATTGCTGAGAAGAAGCCAATTGCTTCATCTCAAGATTGCGGTCGCACGCTTACCGAAGCTTTGAACATGGTCAAGAAGCAGGAGCAATTAGAGGCTGAAGTCAACCAACATGGCGGACAGATTGATAAAGTTCTTCTGCAAGCGGGTGAACTGATCAAGAGACACCATTCTGCCTCATCCCAAATCAAAGCTAAAAGCTCTGAACTTGAAACAGCTTGGAGTGAATTGAAGAAGCTTCTACGCTTGAGACGTGCCGTTGTTGACTGGGGAGTGAAGGAACAACAGTACTTATTTGATGCTGCTGAAGTCGAATCATGGATGAACGAGAAGCGAAATGCATTGGCATCGGAAGATTATGGAAATGATGAAGATGCTGCACGTAAACTTCTGTCGAAACATCGAGCTCTTTGTGAAGATATGACTACTTACCGTCAATGGCTTGAGAAGTTGGAAGTAAAGTGTGTCGAACTCGTTGAATCAAATCGTCCACATGTTGAACGGTTCCAGAAGAGACAAGATGAACTCGTTCGTGAATTTGATGCTTTGAGCAAGCTAGCTGAAGATCGTCGCAACGCTTTGGAAGATGCCGTTTGTCTGTACGAGTACATGAGGGAATCTGCTGACTTGGGTCAATCCATCGAAGAAAATTTGCGAGTAGCTATGAGTGAGGAGTTTGCTGAGGATTATGAACACTTGAAGGAGCTGCAATCGAAATTCGATGAGTTCAagcaaaaagtcaaaaatggaAGTGAACGATTTACATCTTGTGAGACTGCTGCCAATGCTATTCTCCGACGCAATCCACCTTTCGCAAGAGATGTTGTCAAGAAGCAGGAAGCACTCAGAACCGCATGGAACACACTGTGTGAATACATCGAAGCACGTGATTCGAAACTTGCCGTTGCTGAAGAGCTTCATCGATTCCACCGTGACGTTGACGAGTTTGAGCAATGGATGGCAGACAAAATGGCCAACATGCCACGTGACCTCGGTCGAGATGTGAAACATGTTCATTCTCTATGGCAACATCATGAAGCTTTGGATAAAGAAATTCATAATTCTCAACCACGATTGGCAAAGCTCGTCGAGGAGGCTGAAAGATTGAAGAAAACATACCCAGGTGGAAACGCAGAACAGATTGGTGGAAGACAACAGACGCTTGAGCAAGAATGGGAGGAGTTGAAAAATGCCACAGATGACAGAAAGGATATGCTGAGAGCAGCATTTGACTTGCATACTTTCAATGGAAAAGTTCGCGATTTGCTTGCATGGACTGATTTGACCATCAGTGATATTCAATCAGATCTTCATATCAATGATCTACAACAGGCTGAATGGCTTCAGACAGAGCACTCAAGGTaataatatttagaaaaaagcaGTTCACaaataaattgtaaaattttcagattgagtCATGAAATGGATGCTAGAGAGCCAGAGTTTGCACGACTTGTCAATGACGGAGAAAAGATGATCACTGCTCAACATTACGCGTCGGAAGAGATTAAGAACAAAACACACCTGCTCAAATCAGCTCTGGAAAGACTTCGAAGTGAATGGGCTCTCAGAAATGGATTCTTGTCACAAGCCGTTCAATGGCATGCCTTCCAACGTGAAGCTAAGCAAATTATTGCATCGATTGGTTCCAAGAGAACAACTCTTCGCAGTTTAGCGGTTGGTGGATCTGTTGCTGACGTTGAGAGTCAGACAAAGAGACTTGATACATTCGAGAAGGCATTATCAACTTTGGATGAACGTACTGCTACTTTGGATCATACTGCAAATGAATTGATGAAGGCTCGTCACATGGAATCGAAGAATATTTCAATGTGGCAATCCAACGTTCACGAAGAGCTGAAACTTCTACGTCAAGACATCGAAGCTAGACATGCGATGCTCAAAGACGCTTTTGCTCTTGCTTCATTCGATAGCGATGTTGCACAGATTGAGGCATGGATCGATGAGAAAACCAATGGAGTTCGTAAAGCTCAAGATCTATCCAGTGAAAGTATTTCAATTGACGAAAAGATGAAGAGACTACAAACACATCAAGCTCTGGAAGCTGAAGTTACTGCAAATAAACCAGTTGTCGATCAAATCCTTCAACGCGGAaaccaattgaaaaatcttcatCGTAATCCAAAGATTGCGAATCGTTGTGACGAACTTAGCTATAAATGGAATCAACTTTCTGGTGCATGTGCAGATCAATCATTGGCTCTCGAAGAAGCAAGAGATCTTCTTCGTTTTAAACAACTTGTTGAGAATGTTCTTGCATGGATCAATGAGAAGGAAGTTCTCGTTTCAACTGCTGATATGGGAAAAGACATGGAACACTGCCGACTTTTGCTCGAACGCCTGGATGGAACTCGATCGGATTCTATTGTGGATGAGCAGACTCTTGATGAAATCAATCGTCTGGGAGAGAAACTTGTGAAACAGGGAAGATCGAGTCGCGACCAAGtccaaaaagagcaacaaCATCTGAATGAAAAGTAAGATTTTCATTAGAATTAATAAATTACTAGTCATGAGTGTCTTCAATGGTAAGATTAAACTATTTCCACCTACAAACGATTGTATAGTTTTCGTACAACCCTCAGTTTTTGCtagatggtttttttttacacaGTTACTAGGCATAATCTCACAGTAATCTCACTcattttctattgattttcatgttttacTATTTGCAGATGGCGTCTCCTACTCGGACAGCTGGCGCACTATCGTACTGAACTTCTCGCTGCAATGGAAGTCCATACTTTCAACAGAGATGTAGAAGATACCGATGAACGTATCCACGAAAAGGTTGCAGCAATGAAGAGTGATGATTATGGAAAGGACTTTGCTAGGTactaatgttttattttagtttataATActtacaaattatttttcagcgttGAATTGCTTGTTCGCAAACAATCGGCATTAGAAAGAGACATGAGTGCAATCCATCAGAAACTTATTGCTCATGACAAGGATGCTCAAAAGATTCTTGAGAAGAGACCACCACTCCGTGAAACTGTGCTTGATTCTTTGAAGAAATTAGAAGAGAGCTGGGAGCAATTGTCTAAAGCTGCCGAgttgagaaatgaaaaattgaaccgttCCTTCAAGCTTTACAAGTATCTCGATGATGTTAAGAAAGTGGAGCAATGGGCTAATCAAGTTCGAAACAAGATGACGTCTCATCAGACACCAAAAGACAGCAATGGAGCTCGAAAGATTCTTGAGCAGCATCACGAACGTAAAGCCGAGATCGATGGAAGATCAGAGGAGTTGCGCCTATTGCATGAAGAAGGACAAGCTTTGAACCAAGAACAACCTGAACACAAGGCTGAAGTACAAAGAGCTCATAAACGTGTGCAAAACTCGGAACATCAGTTGAGACAAACTTGGGAAAGTGAGAAAGGAACATTGCAAAAACTTCTGGAATGGATGCTTTGGTGCGATGAAGCCGTTCAATGTGAGCAGTGGCTGTCTGATAAGGAGACTCAAGTGGCTCGTGGAGAACTTGGCGACACTACTGATGCAGTTGAAATGCTTATCAAGGGACATTCTGCATTTGAGGAGACTGTTCGTAAGCAGAGTGAAAAGATCGATGCTCTTACCAAGAATGCTGATGCTCTTGTCTCTGGAGGTAATAACTATCGTGCTGACATTGTTACTCGCAGCGAAGAGGTGACCGCTAGACATGCACTTCTTCTCAAAAGTATGGAAAAGAGAGGCCACATGCTCGAAGATTCCAAGAAGTACCATGAATTCATTCGCCAGTGCGGAGAACTTATCATTTGGATCACTGCCAAGTTGCAACTTGCTTATGATGAAAGCTTCTTGGATCATACCAACTTGAGATCTAAACTTCAAAAGCATATGGCTTTCGATTCGGAGCTCGTCGAAAACGAGAAACGCCTATCGACTGTTGAAAGACAAGGAGAACAACTGGTGACTGATAATCATTTTATGAGTGAGCAAGTGAAAGCTCAGTTGGTTGAATTGCGGTCTGGATGGGATGAACTCAGGACAAAATCAGCCTTGAAGACACAACGACTCCGAGAGGCATTTGAACTTCATTCACTTCAGCGCAAAGTCGAAGATATTGAGAAATGGCTCGATAAGGTTGAAGGAGAGCTGTCTTCTGATGATCATGGTCGAGACATTCTATCAACAGAACttctcatcaaaaaattggacaCTCTTCAAACTGAAATTGCTGGACGTTCTGATGCCGTTGTTGAAATGATGAAAAAGGCTCGAGAATTAAGAGTTCAAGGATCAGCTGCTGCAGACGACTGTCTTAAACAGGCTGAACAAGTTGAAGCCAGATATTCCGGACTTGACGAGCCAGTTCAAATTCGCCGTGAAAACCTTGTTGATGCTCAAGCATTCTTCCAATGGGTAAAAGCTGCAGAAGAAGATCTTGAGTGGCTTTCCGACAGGATGATGCTGGCAAGCAGTGGTGAATCCGGAGACTCGCTGCAAAGTGCTCTTTCTCTTCAAAAGAAACATGCTACATTGGAGAAGGTATTTccgttttttaaagattttcattAATATAATTCATGTTTTCAGGAACTCGACACTCGTCAATCTGCTATGAATGATACCGAACAGCGTGGAAAGGACATGATCCGCCAACGTCACTTTGCTTCTACTCATATTCAGAAGATCCTTGACCGACTTTCTTCTGCAATGCTAACACTGAAGGAGAGTTGTGGATTGAGACGTGATCTTCTACAAGAAGCCATTGATGCTCATGAGTATTACACCGAGGAAACGGAAGCTGAACAATGGTTGCGTGAACAGATGCCACTTGCTATGAGCCAAGAAATGGGAAGAGATCAAGCTGGAGCCGAGAGCCATTTGAGACGATTGACTGTGCTTGACAAGGAAGTTGAACTATTCAAGAACGAGATTGATCGCTTGAAGAAGCGTGCGGATGGACTTCTAGCCAGAGAGCATCACGATGCAATGTCGATTGCTGCGAAACAACGCAAACTGGAAGCATTGTTCGGAGACCTCTGCAGAGAATGTGCCAGACGACGAACTCAAATTGTTGATGCTTCCAAATATCACAAGTTTGTTAGACAAGCCGATGATTTGTCAGACTGGCTACGTGAGAAAGAAAGGTCCGCATCAGCTGAGGATTACGGTCAAGATTTGGAGGATTGCCAACAAATTATTGAGCAGTTCGAATCTACAGTTCGTGAATTGGCAGCTGCTGGAGAGCGTGTTGCTGCTGTCCAACGTGCACAAGAAGATCTTCTACGAAGTGGACATCCATATGGAGCATCAATCACTGCAAAAGGCGCTGATGTTCAGAGACTATGGACTCATGTCAATGAAGTGGCTAATGAGAGAAAGCAAGCGTTGAATGGAGCTCGTCAAGTTCATCGATTCGACCAAGAAGCCGATCAGATATTGAATTGGTTACAAGATAAGGAAGCGACTGGAGTAGCAATGGAACAGGAAGATCTTTCGAGAGCTGATCTTGCTTCCGTGAAAGCCCAATTGCAAAGACATGATGAGTTCATGCACGGAATGAAGGCTGTTGAAAAACAAGTTGCAGAGCTTTGCCATGAAGCTGAAAGACTATGGAACTCGTTCCCAGATACTCGGCACCATCTTGAAGTTCGCCGTCTAGACATGGAAGAGCAACTCAAAGACATTCTGGAAGCAGCCAAGAAGCACTTGGAAAAACTTCGACACATGCAAAGTCTTCAGTCATACTTCCAAGAGTACCGTGAGATGATGCAGTGGATGAAGAACATGCAGTCGACAATGACATCTGAGCAATTGCCACGCGATGTTGCTTCATGCGAATCTCTTGTTCGTCGTCATGATGAATACAATCTTGAGATGCAAGGACGAAAACCATTTGTCGATGATTTTGCTCGTCAAGGAAGACGCATGATTCAATCCAGCCATGTTCTTTCTCAAGAAATTCAAGAGAAAGTAGACATTCTCGAAAAGTCGTGGGCAATGCTGTGCGAAATCTGGAAAGATCGTGCTGAACTCTATGAAGAGAATATGGACGTGCAAAAATGGAAGCAGAACGCTGAACAACTCGATTCATGGCTTGAAGAGCGTGCTGGTCTTCTCGGAGACGACTGGAGAATGGTGGATTCTGTCGAAATGGCTGAAACTCATCTTCGcgattttgatgatttcctTGTAACTCTTGAAGCTCAGAGCGAGAAATGCGATATGGTGAAACGTTTGACTCTTGTTGAACAAAACTTCAGTCGTTTGAGAAGCAAGGAAATTGATCGTGCGAGAATTGCTGAAGATGATCAGAAAAGACGAGATACGATTAAGATTGTTGAGAAAGGAAACATTTTGGCTAATCGTAGACAGGAGAGAGAACGAAGAAAGACTCAGGAAATCTCTCTTCTGCGTCCTTCGCCATCTGGAGAAGAATTTTCGACGCATACCATGCCAAGAAAGGAAAGGAAGGATCGTGCAAAGACTACCGCTGATTTGGGTAAGTGCAATTAGTTTTAATTTCTTCTCTATCTAAACTTATTTCACTTTCttaataaattattgtttt
This is a stretch of genomic DNA from Caenorhabditis elegans chromosome V. It encodes these proteins:
- the sma-1 gene encoding Spectrin beta chain (Confirmed by transcript evidence), which codes for MLMKLLEIISGDKLGKPNRGRMRVQKVENLNKVLDFLKKKKIQLENIGAEDILDRNERLILGLIWTIILRFQIDTIVIEDEEERGERKHAKDALLLWCQRKTAGYPNVRIENFTTSWRNGLAFNALIHSHRPDLVDFNRLNPNEHVDNLNHAFDVAEKKLEIARLLDAEDVDVTRPDEKSIITYVSLYYHHFAKQKTEMTGARRIANIVGKLMVSETMEDDYEHIASELLNWIRVTIKTLESRRFPNSLNGMREEHAKFNQFRTSEKPPKYKEKGELEALFFTIQTKRKAMSRKQYQPPQGLFMHDIESAWAQLDYAENERQVAIIAELQRQEKLEQLAQRFHKKAKLRDSWLRSVQVVLEEMEHGRSASQVEKTLKKQQAISTDILAREDRFKMLTAMCNELCTEKYHESDKVRGMEREIIDRWTQLLTLLEQRKRALMSLNDLMSLLRDIDTLSNELYSLEPAVRNRDVGKHLIGVEDLLGKHDLLDAQINAHGSLLSKLSQSANNYIRHKEEQFDVLQRKLDEVTAQYNTLVELCRSRRLGLERARSLFQFVQDHEEEMAWLAEKEKLCTTALNSGDISAVPQTTLLYKNVEMEMQTHWARSKGMIAGGERLVQNGQSKEDIQRRLTQMNHRWERLRVAVDALGNWLSEARHAQQYFQDANEAESWIREKMPLVKSDDLGRDEGAAESLLQRHARLEEEIRAYKSDISRLEEMQSQLANSAFHTATTSQSVQETEEVNVPQVEMSYNYEGNGMRVSKGEVLALLEKSTPEWWRALKRDGTEGYVPANYCKIVPGETVTVTQTTQKTTTTLEGNETKSSVVADRQHKISNDYRELKRLADVRRRLLSDNIKLLRFYRECDEFERWAKEIEVSLADEPSPEHVAAFRRKFDKLEADMKTNGGTQLKHINDIANDLISEGHGQSRKIEVRQHKINAMWDNLERLRKQRGVRLEATERVADFDTTCESAREWMLSKFEQLDRNPNDVKSLQNLERDLKPLEDKIAALEKLAAAVKKDHPEEAAAIERKIAELRALHADLLRRAQEKMLLAEQTQGKEMFESALRDMIGWIEKTRKVMMEDVHPVDVAEAEELLKKHYELGEQIKDKKYEVEYCQELGRRLLERNPRMSKVEEQLQNLVSEMASLRDLYRRRDTILKQQLDLQLFNRESERIDAATKGHEAFLEFDNLGDSVESVENLLKRHRDLEAKLDAQEARLEAFSRTADDMIKAQHADSAYIEQRRRDVLARREAVRRAAAQRKKQLEASLEYQEMRREADEVVGWMYEKAKLVMSGDDSALAPSAIPHRLLKHEAFEAEIIANEPRIQQINSEGDGLVSKKHYESPNVEKIVRQVNAQWGDLKKQVWNKGLRLRQAADQKGLDRILEDAHAKLDEMQTALNSKDQGLDLRSVKDLLQKHAVLEQEMGLYGNKLSDIENRGKKMAVDGHYDADRIHSTVGQLLQRYAAMKGPAQRRKGDLDESRLWHQLVFDVDCELQWIAEKKPIASSQDCGRTLTEALNMVKKQEQLEAEVNQHGGQIDKVLLQAGELIKRHHSASSQIKAKSSELETAWSELKKLLRLRRAVVDWGVKEQQYLFDAAEVESWMNEKRNALASEDYGNDEDAARKLLSKHRALCEDMTTYRQWLEKLEVKCVELVESNRPHVERFQKRQDELVREFDALSKLAEDRRNALEDAVCLYEYMRESADLGQSIEENLRVAMSEEFAEDYEHLKELQSKFDEFKQKVKNGSERFTSCETAANAILRRNPPFARDVVKKQEALRTAWNTLCEYIEARDSKLAVAEELHRFHRDVDEFEQWMADKMANMPRDLGRDVKHVHSLWQHHEALDKEIHNSQPRLAKLVEEAERLKKTYPGGNAEQIGGRQQTLEQEWEELKNATDDRKDMLRAAFDLHTFNGKVRDLLAWTDLTISDIQSDLHINDLQQAEWLQTEHSRLSHEMDAREPEFARLVNDGEKMITAQHYASEEIKNKTHLLKSALERLRSEWALRNGFLSQAVQWHAFQREAKQIIASIGSKRTTLRSLAVGGSVADVESQTKRLDTFEKALSTLDERTATLDHTANELMKARHMESKNISMWQSNVHEELKLLRQDIEARHAMLKDAFALASFDSDVAQIEAWIDEKTNGVRKAQDLSSESISIDEKMKRLQTHQALEAEVTANKPVVDQILQRGNQLKNLHRNPKIANRCDELSYKWNQLSGACADQSLALEEARDLLRFKQLVENVLAWINEKEVLVSTADMGKDMEHCRLLLERLDGTRSDSIVDEQTLDEINRLGEKLVKQGRSSRDQVQKEQQHLNEKWRLLLGQLAHYRTELLAAMEVHTFNRDVEDTDERIHEKVAAMKSDDYGKDFASVELLVRKQSALERDMSAIHQKLIAHDKDAQKILEKRPPLRETVLDSLKKLEESWEQLSKAAELRNEKLNRSFKLYKYLDDVKKVEQWANQVRNKMTSHQTPKDSNGARKILEQHHERKAEIDGRSEELRLLHEEGQALNQEQPEHKAEVQRAHKRVQNSEHQLRQTWESEKGTLQKLLEWMLWCDEAVQCEQWLSDKETQVARGELGDTTDAVEMLIKGHSAFEETVRKQSEKIDALTKNADALVSGGNNYRADIVTRSEEVTARHALLLKSMEKRGHMLEDSKKYHEFIRQCGELIIWITAKLQLAYDESFLDHTNLRSKLQKHMAFDSELVENEKRLSTVERQGEQLVTDNHFMSEQVKAQLVELRSGWDELRTKSALKTQRLREAFELHSLQRKVEDIEKWLDKVEGELSSDDHGRDILSTELLIKKLDTLQTEIAGRSDAVVEMMKKARELRVQGSAAADDCLKQAEQVEARYSGLDEPVQIRRENLVDAQAFFQWVKAAEEDLEWLSDRMMLASSGESGDSLQSALSLQKKHATLEKELDTRQSAMNDTEQRGKDMIRQRHFASTHIQKILDRLSSAMLTLKESCGLRRDLLQEAIDAHEYYTEETEAEQWLREQMPLAMSQEMGRDQAGAESHLRRLTVLDKEVELFKNEIDRLKKRADGLLAREHHDAMSIAAKQRKLEALFGDLCRECARRRTQIVDASKYHKFVRQADDLSDWLREKERSASAEDYGQDLEDCQQIIEQFESTVRELAAAGERVAAVQRAQEDLLRSGHPYGASITAKGADVQRLWTHVNEVANERKQALNGARQVHRFDQEADQILNWLQDKEATGVAMEQEDLSRADLASVKAQLQRHDEFMHGMKAVEKQVAELCHEAERLWNSFPDTRHHLEVRRLDMEEQLKDILEAAKKHLEKLRHMQSLQSYFQEYREMMQWMKNMQSTMTSEQLPRDVASCESLVRRHDEYNLEMQGRKPFVDDFARQGRRMIQSSHVLSQEIQEKVDILEKSWAMLCEIWKDRAELYEENMDVQKWKQNAEQLDSWLEERAGLLGDDWRMVDSVEMAETHLRDFDDFLVTLEAQSEKCDMVKRLTLVEQNFSRLRSKEIDRARIAEDDQKRRDTIKIVEKGNILANRRQERERRKTQEISLLRPSPSGEEFSTHTMPRKERKDRAKTTADLAPGAIQIGDILASSSTVAPLQSGVEMTKTPSFNTRRTQSIRKGSRWEDMGAIDMKGFFDRKQCQQSGGKRATIRSWKNYYGILCGQLLCFFKDEQQFLENVAAAPPVYIYGAQCEQYPEYAKRKNSFRLLLQDGSEFIFSCPDERQMLEWVAKIKFHAHLTPSNQLKSYAYNDDLFQSPDQPPMVAPRRNIGGHDVANRMSHASSVFTTSDDLEQHELDYSRDHAELRHTIQVHPGSSGYTETLMYKEHTSSNYQPMERSVSPRNQQNGEFITWVESNQQNQPMNTPDGRSTSASVVSTPSNYDDSDSIKSSSKRKGFGSLFKRGSKHSK